The Salmo salar chromosome ssa06, Ssal_v3.1, whole genome shotgun sequence genome window below encodes:
- the taf1b gene encoding TATA box-binding protein-associated factor RNA polymerase I subunit B isoform X1 encodes MDEELTGGYSEICGQCGEVDWGVSDEGRFYCRSCHNVIERTKEVVDTNTFMIGASRVSSISKGTRRKKLEQGREWMVCEGFQFILKHQAEALLAMGVCPQFKDDVLCQFWRMYLQKSRQAYTKNPVHDGKFRLRSQGSGESDSAPESSVMSDSMTSASETDGDGDWASGGGSVSDYTSDGASSVCSGSIDAVSYLTPRQRRSQGLMSMPKTLALCHLALLWAREAITLADLLRFVNEGHIPYVNAYEDFPEEMKLYGRDSLIFRVESIPSYSHLHKEAQTLAVFLELPLFPPITLDCLLHPSLLSLRYLTEANLPDELHDWVCRIMEKAGMESSVTFEPMRSNSLLPHYDVQAAALIIIAMKLLFKLDDHTEWDLSNDASDKNKENPDVNSFNLRRWYRTMQTALTTAVRRQQDNIARKHWKAQKPLYTSKKDKSVVLKRRRIAEQLQLSFQKLSGSPVPPPSSPPSSFCFRWSEEGEEVWDGPSLHHQTLDSSVRQRGASLQPSNPKYWHPALKACKPRFCKSHYAEVEVTLPRMYVWLLNLFSFLMGVKPGCVYEEVLKVERHFLGSSKSQPRARATPRKTQPKKLPKRKQTRKTCSR; translated from the exons GGGGGCTACAGCGAAATCTGTGGCCAGTGTGGAGAGGTGGACTGGGGGGTGTCGGATGAGGGTCGGTTCTACTGCAGGTCCTGTCATAATGTCATCGAG AGAACAAAAGAAGTGGTGGATACAAACACTTTTATGATTGGTGCCAGCAGAGTGTCCTCCATCTCCAAGGGAACCAGAAGGAAAAAACTAG AGCAAGGGCGAGAGTGGATGGTGTGTGAGGGCTTTCAGTTCATCCTGAAGCACCAGGCTGAGGCTCTTCTGGCCATGGGAGTCTGCCCACAGTTCAAG GATGACGTGCTGTGTCAGTTTTGGAGAATGTACTTACAGAAGAGCCGACAGGCCTACACCAAGAATCCTGTGCATGATGGGAAATTTAGACTG CGTTCTCAGGGCTCTGGGGAGTCAGACAGTGCTCCGGAGTCGTCAGTGATGAGCGACTCTATGACGTCTGCCTCTGAGACAGACGGGGATGGAGATTGGGCCAGTGGAGGAGGCTCTGTCTCAG ATTACACCAGTGACGGAGCCTCCTCGGTGTGTTCCGGTTCTATTGATGCCGTCTCGTACCTGACCCCGCGCCAGAGGAGGAGCCAGGGGTTGATGAGCATGCCCAAGACCCTGGCACTGTGCCACCTGGCCCTGCTGTGGGCTAGAGAGGCCATCACACTGGCAGACCTGCTCAG GTTTGTGAATGAGGGCCACATCCCCTATGTGAACGCCTACGAGGACTTCCCAGAGGAGATGAAGCTCTACGGCCGAGACTCACTCATCTTCAGAGTGGAG tCTATCCCCTCTTACAGCCACCTGCACAAGGAGGCCCAGACCCTGGCTGTATTCCTGGAGCTACCCCTCTTCCCCCCCATCACCCTGGACTGCCTGCTGCACCCCTCCCTGCTCAGTCTCCGCTACCTCACCGAAGCCAACCTGCCCG ATGAGCTGCATGACTGGGTGTGCAGGATTATGGAGAAGGCTGGTATGGAGTCGTCCGTGACCTTTGAACCCATGAGGTCCAACTCTCTTCTCCCACACTACGATGTCCAGGCTGCTGCCCTGATCATCATCGCCATGAAGCTGCTCTTCAAACTAGACGACCACACTGAGTG GGATTTATCCAATGATGCAAGTGACAAGAACAAGGAAAACCCAG ATGTGAACAGCTTTAACCTGAGGAGGTGGTACAGGACAATGCAGACTGCCCTGACCACAGCTGTACGGAGACAGCAGGACAACATAGCCAG AAAGCATTGGAAGGCCCAGAAACCTCTATACACCTCGAAGAAAGACAAGTCGGTCGTTCTCAAAAGGAGAC gTATTGCAGAGCAGCTCCAGTTGAGTTTCCAGAAACTGTCTGGTTCCCCTGTGCCCCCaccatcctcccctccctccagctTCTGTTTCCGCTggagtgaggagggggaggaggtctGGGACGGGCCCAGCCTGCACCACCAGACCCTGGACAGCAGCGTCCGGCAGAGAGGGGCAAGCCTCCAGCCCTCCAACCCAAAATACTGGCACCCAGCCCTGAAGGCCTGCAAGCCCAG gtTTTGTAAGAGCCACTATGCGGAGGTAGAGGTCACTCTCCCCAGGATGTACGTGTGGCTGTTGAacctcttctccttcctcatgGGGGTGAAACCTGGCTGTGTATACGAAGAGGTACTGAAGGTGGAGAGACACTTCCTCGGGAGCAGCAAGTCCCAGCCCAGGGCAAGAGCTACACCCAGAAAGACACAGCCCAAAAAACTACCCAAACGCAAACAAACCAGAAAAACATGTTCTAGGTGA
- the taf1b gene encoding TATA box-binding protein-associated factor RNA polymerase I subunit B isoform X2, with the protein MIGASRVSSISKGTRRKKLEQGREWMVCEGFQFILKHQAEALLAMGVCPQFKDDVLCQFWRMYLQKSRQAYTKNPVHDGKFRLRSQGSGESDSAPESSVMSDSMTSASETDGDGDWASGGGSVSDYTSDGASSVCSGSIDAVSYLTPRQRRSQGLMSMPKTLALCHLALLWAREAITLADLLRFVNEGHIPYVNAYEDFPEEMKLYGRDSLIFRVESIPSYSHLHKEAQTLAVFLELPLFPPITLDCLLHPSLLSLRYLTEANLPDELHDWVCRIMEKAGMESSVTFEPMRSNSLLPHYDVQAAALIIIAMKLLFKLDDHTEWDLSNDASDKNKENPDVNSFNLRRWYRTMQTALTTAVRRQQDNIARKHWKAQKPLYTSKKDKSVVLKRRRIAEQLQLSFQKLSGSPVPPPSSPPSSFCFRWSEEGEEVWDGPSLHHQTLDSSVRQRGASLQPSNPKYWHPALKACKPRFCKSHYAEVEVTLPRMYVWLLNLFSFLMGVKPGCVYEEVLKVERHFLGSSKSQPRARATPRKTQPKKLPKRKQTRKTCSR; encoded by the exons ATGATTGGTGCCAGCAGAGTGTCCTCCATCTCCAAGGGAACCAGAAGGAAAAAACTAG AGCAAGGGCGAGAGTGGATGGTGTGTGAGGGCTTTCAGTTCATCCTGAAGCACCAGGCTGAGGCTCTTCTGGCCATGGGAGTCTGCCCACAGTTCAAG GATGACGTGCTGTGTCAGTTTTGGAGAATGTACTTACAGAAGAGCCGACAGGCCTACACCAAGAATCCTGTGCATGATGGGAAATTTAGACTG CGTTCTCAGGGCTCTGGGGAGTCAGACAGTGCTCCGGAGTCGTCAGTGATGAGCGACTCTATGACGTCTGCCTCTGAGACAGACGGGGATGGAGATTGGGCCAGTGGAGGAGGCTCTGTCTCAG ATTACACCAGTGACGGAGCCTCCTCGGTGTGTTCCGGTTCTATTGATGCCGTCTCGTACCTGACCCCGCGCCAGAGGAGGAGCCAGGGGTTGATGAGCATGCCCAAGACCCTGGCACTGTGCCACCTGGCCCTGCTGTGGGCTAGAGAGGCCATCACACTGGCAGACCTGCTCAG GTTTGTGAATGAGGGCCACATCCCCTATGTGAACGCCTACGAGGACTTCCCAGAGGAGATGAAGCTCTACGGCCGAGACTCACTCATCTTCAGAGTGGAG tCTATCCCCTCTTACAGCCACCTGCACAAGGAGGCCCAGACCCTGGCTGTATTCCTGGAGCTACCCCTCTTCCCCCCCATCACCCTGGACTGCCTGCTGCACCCCTCCCTGCTCAGTCTCCGCTACCTCACCGAAGCCAACCTGCCCG ATGAGCTGCATGACTGGGTGTGCAGGATTATGGAGAAGGCTGGTATGGAGTCGTCCGTGACCTTTGAACCCATGAGGTCCAACTCTCTTCTCCCACACTACGATGTCCAGGCTGCTGCCCTGATCATCATCGCCATGAAGCTGCTCTTCAAACTAGACGACCACACTGAGTG GGATTTATCCAATGATGCAAGTGACAAGAACAAGGAAAACCCAG ATGTGAACAGCTTTAACCTGAGGAGGTGGTACAGGACAATGCAGACTGCCCTGACCACAGCTGTACGGAGACAGCAGGACAACATAGCCAG AAAGCATTGGAAGGCCCAGAAACCTCTATACACCTCGAAGAAAGACAAGTCGGTCGTTCTCAAAAGGAGAC gTATTGCAGAGCAGCTCCAGTTGAGTTTCCAGAAACTGTCTGGTTCCCCTGTGCCCCCaccatcctcccctccctccagctTCTGTTTCCGCTggagtgaggagggggaggaggtctGGGACGGGCCCAGCCTGCACCACCAGACCCTGGACAGCAGCGTCCGGCAGAGAGGGGCAAGCCTCCAGCCCTCCAACCCAAAATACTGGCACCCAGCCCTGAAGGCCTGCAAGCCCAG gtTTTGTAAGAGCCACTATGCGGAGGTAGAGGTCACTCTCCCCAGGATGTACGTGTGGCTGTTGAacctcttctccttcctcatgGGGGTGAAACCTGGCTGTGTATACGAAGAGGTACTGAAGGTGGAGAGACACTTCCTCGGGAGCAGCAAGTCCCAGCCCAGGGCAAGAGCTACACCCAGAAAGACACAGCCCAAAAAACTACCCAAACGCAAACAAACCAGAAAAACATGTTCTAGGTGA
- the LOC123743466 gene encoding grainyhead-like protein 1 homolog isoform X1: protein MTQELSKKGDSELNVGLSHSLCRKRGVLVLQNEPSYSGGQRQAFTEDDEAWRAFLENPLTAASKAMMSINGDEDSANALGLLYDYYKVPRDRRTTGQPKTEVLLGDADPNKINVMMPLQDSPLRAVPRNTAAKGSSQPSQGDKIRALYPASDSIVCLSRPPSYSISTGRTLALHSFPLGLPPGPHSSQSDGMAFSHQLNHSQYSPRAKSLTPDSTYTEPYKGSSSNCVFPHSEELQQRMASIPPGGYPYYSLTASQHFEYMLEAPQSIRPKSGSGQMSYLNKGQFYPITLRELGDPTVLPHLNGAFRSVVMLVFGEEKFTDDQLKHWRYWHSRQHTAKQRCIDIADYKESFNTIASIEEIAYNAISFTWDTKDEPRVFVSVNCLSTDFSPQKGVRGLPLNLQIDTYSCGGHGDKLVHRAYCQIKVFCDKGAERKIRDEERKQTQRKGRGQETTAACVEDPLKLKHVDITSFKAMSDMDSQPVLFIPEVYFPSTLRHHACLSDDGEDGLGQKRLLHYDEEFDSATHKRARREEPEKVLLYVRKETEEVFDALMLRTPTLAGLLEAVSDKYELPLGKMGKVYKRCKKGILVHMDDNIIKHYSNEDAFHIRMEEVGGKVLLTLTEI, encoded by the exons ATGACACAGGAGCTTAGCAA AAAGGGGGATTCTGAACTAAACGTTGGACTGTCCCACTCACTGTGCAGAAAAAGGGGTGTTCTGGTGCTCCAGAATGAGCCGTCGTACAGCGGTGGTCAGCGGCAAGCATTCACGGAGGATGACGAGGCATGGAGGGCCTTCCTGGAGAACCCCCTGACGGCCGCCTCCAAGGCCATGATGAGCATCAATGGAGATGAGGACAGTGCCAATGCTCTGGGCCTCCTCTACGACTACTACAAG GTGCCACGAGATAGGAGAACGACTGGACAGCCCAAAACAGAAGTGCTCCTGGGCGATGCTGATCCAAACAAAAT AAACGTCATGATGCCACTCCAAGACTCTCCCCTGAGGGCCGTCCCTCGCAACACTGCGGCCAAGGGCAGCAGCCAACCCAGCCAGGGGGATAAGATCCGGGCTCTCTACCCAGCCTCAGACTCCATAGTCTGCCTCTCCAGGCCTCCCTCCTACTCCATCAGCACAGGGCGGACCCTGGCCCTGCACTCCTTCCCATTGGGCCTCCCCCCTGGTCCCCACAGCTCTCAGTCCGACGGAATGGCCTTCAGTCACCAGCTCAACCACAGCCAGTACAGCCCCAGAGCCAAGAGCCTCACCCCCGATTCCACCTACACAGAGCCCTACAAGGGCAGCTCCTCTAACTGT GTCTTCCCTCACTCGGAGGAGCTCCAGCAACGTATGGCCTCCATCCCTCCAGGTGGATACCCTTACTACAGCTTGACAGCAAG tcaacactTTGAGTACATGCTGGAGGCTCCCCAGTCTATCCGGCCCAAGAGCGGCAGTGGCCAGATGAGTTACCTGAACAAGGGCCAGTTCTACCCCATCACCCTGAGAGAGCTAGGGGACCCCACGGTCCTACCCCACCTCAATGGAGCATTCCGG AGTGTGGTGATGCTGGTGTTTGGAGAGGAAAAGTTCACAGATGACCAGCTCAAACACTGGAGATACTGGCACAGCAGACAGCACACAGCCAAGCAGCGCTGCATTGATATTG CTGACTACAAAGAGAGCTTCAATACGATTGCCAGTATTGAGGAGATCGCCTACAATGCCATCTCTTTCACATGGGACACTAAGGACGAGCCACGG GTGTTTGTGTCAGTGAACTGTCTGAGTACAGACTTCTCCCCTCAAAAGGGAGTGCGGGGCCTTCCTCTCAACCTCCAGATTGACACCTACAGCTGTGGTGGCCATGGTGACAAGCTAGTGCACAGAGCCTACTGCCAGATCAAGGTGTTCTGTGACAAAGGTGCCGAGAGGAAAATccgagacgaggagaggaagcaGACTCAAAGGAAGGGAAGGGGACAGGAGACAACCGCAGCCT GTGTGGAAGACCCTCTGAAGCTGAAGCATGTGGACATAACATCGTTCAAAGCCATGAGTGATATGGACTCCCAGCCGGTCCTCTTCATCCCTGAGGTTTACTTCCCCAGCACCCTGCGCCACCAT GCATGCCTATCAGATGATGGTGAGGATGG CTTGGGGCAGAAGAGACTGCTCCACTATGATGAGGAATTTGACTCTGCCACTCACAAGAGAGCCAGGAGGGAGGAGCCAGAAAAGG tGCTGCTCTACGTCCGTAAGGAGACAGAGGAGGTGTTTGATGCTCTAATGCTGAGGACGCCCACTCTGGCAGGACTACTGGAGGCT GTATCTGATAAATATGAGCTGCCGCTTGGAAAAATGGGGAAAGTCTACAAGAGGTGCAAAAAAGG GATCCTAGTTCATATGGACGACAACATCATCAAGCATTACTCCAACGAGGATGCCTTCCACATCCgcatggaggaggtggggggaaagGTCCTGCTGACACTGACCGAGATCTGA
- the LOC123743466 gene encoding grainyhead-like protein 1 homolog isoform X2 codes for MTQELSKKRGVLVLQNEPSYSGGQRQAFTEDDEAWRAFLENPLTAASKAMMSINGDEDSANALGLLYDYYKVPRDRRTTGQPKTEVLLGDADPNKINVMMPLQDSPLRAVPRNTAAKGSSQPSQGDKIRALYPASDSIVCLSRPPSYSISTGRTLALHSFPLGLPPGPHSSQSDGMAFSHQLNHSQYSPRAKSLTPDSTYTEPYKGSSSNCVFPHSEELQQRMASIPPGGYPYYSLTASQHFEYMLEAPQSIRPKSGSGQMSYLNKGQFYPITLRELGDPTVLPHLNGAFRSVVMLVFGEEKFTDDQLKHWRYWHSRQHTAKQRCIDIADYKESFNTIASIEEIAYNAISFTWDTKDEPRVFVSVNCLSTDFSPQKGVRGLPLNLQIDTYSCGGHGDKLVHRAYCQIKVFCDKGAERKIRDEERKQTQRKGRGQETTAACVEDPLKLKHVDITSFKAMSDMDSQPVLFIPEVYFPSTLRHHACLSDDGEDGLGQKRLLHYDEEFDSATHKRARREEPEKVLLYVRKETEEVFDALMLRTPTLAGLLEAVSDKYELPLGKMGKVYKRCKKGILVHMDDNIIKHYSNEDAFHIRMEEVGGKVLLTLTEI; via the exons ATGACACAGGAGCTTAGCAA AAAAAGGGGTGTTCTGGTGCTCCAGAATGAGCCGTCGTACAGCGGTGGTCAGCGGCAAGCATTCACGGAGGATGACGAGGCATGGAGGGCCTTCCTGGAGAACCCCCTGACGGCCGCCTCCAAGGCCATGATGAGCATCAATGGAGATGAGGACAGTGCCAATGCTCTGGGCCTCCTCTACGACTACTACAAG GTGCCACGAGATAGGAGAACGACTGGACAGCCCAAAACAGAAGTGCTCCTGGGCGATGCTGATCCAAACAAAAT AAACGTCATGATGCCACTCCAAGACTCTCCCCTGAGGGCCGTCCCTCGCAACACTGCGGCCAAGGGCAGCAGCCAACCCAGCCAGGGGGATAAGATCCGGGCTCTCTACCCAGCCTCAGACTCCATAGTCTGCCTCTCCAGGCCTCCCTCCTACTCCATCAGCACAGGGCGGACCCTGGCCCTGCACTCCTTCCCATTGGGCCTCCCCCCTGGTCCCCACAGCTCTCAGTCCGACGGAATGGCCTTCAGTCACCAGCTCAACCACAGCCAGTACAGCCCCAGAGCCAAGAGCCTCACCCCCGATTCCACCTACACAGAGCCCTACAAGGGCAGCTCCTCTAACTGT GTCTTCCCTCACTCGGAGGAGCTCCAGCAACGTATGGCCTCCATCCCTCCAGGTGGATACCCTTACTACAGCTTGACAGCAAG tcaacactTTGAGTACATGCTGGAGGCTCCCCAGTCTATCCGGCCCAAGAGCGGCAGTGGCCAGATGAGTTACCTGAACAAGGGCCAGTTCTACCCCATCACCCTGAGAGAGCTAGGGGACCCCACGGTCCTACCCCACCTCAATGGAGCATTCCGG AGTGTGGTGATGCTGGTGTTTGGAGAGGAAAAGTTCACAGATGACCAGCTCAAACACTGGAGATACTGGCACAGCAGACAGCACACAGCCAAGCAGCGCTGCATTGATATTG CTGACTACAAAGAGAGCTTCAATACGATTGCCAGTATTGAGGAGATCGCCTACAATGCCATCTCTTTCACATGGGACACTAAGGACGAGCCACGG GTGTTTGTGTCAGTGAACTGTCTGAGTACAGACTTCTCCCCTCAAAAGGGAGTGCGGGGCCTTCCTCTCAACCTCCAGATTGACACCTACAGCTGTGGTGGCCATGGTGACAAGCTAGTGCACAGAGCCTACTGCCAGATCAAGGTGTTCTGTGACAAAGGTGCCGAGAGGAAAATccgagacgaggagaggaagcaGACTCAAAGGAAGGGAAGGGGACAGGAGACAACCGCAGCCT GTGTGGAAGACCCTCTGAAGCTGAAGCATGTGGACATAACATCGTTCAAAGCCATGAGTGATATGGACTCCCAGCCGGTCCTCTTCATCCCTGAGGTTTACTTCCCCAGCACCCTGCGCCACCAT GCATGCCTATCAGATGATGGTGAGGATGG CTTGGGGCAGAAGAGACTGCTCCACTATGATGAGGAATTTGACTCTGCCACTCACAAGAGAGCCAGGAGGGAGGAGCCAGAAAAGG tGCTGCTCTACGTCCGTAAGGAGACAGAGGAGGTGTTTGATGCTCTAATGCTGAGGACGCCCACTCTGGCAGGACTACTGGAGGCT GTATCTGATAAATATGAGCTGCCGCTTGGAAAAATGGGGAAAGTCTACAAGAGGTGCAAAAAAGG GATCCTAGTTCATATGGACGACAACATCATCAAGCATTACTCCAACGAGGATGCCTTCCACATCCgcatggaggaggtggggggaaagGTCCTGCTGACACTGACCGAGATCTGA
- the LOC123743466 gene encoding grainyhead-like protein 1 homolog isoform X3, with translation MMSINGDEDSANALGLLYDYYKVPRDRRTTGQPKTEVLLGDADPNKINVMMPLQDSPLRAVPRNTAAKGSSQPSQGDKIRALYPASDSIVCLSRPPSYSISTGRTLALHSFPLGLPPGPHSSQSDGMAFSHQLNHSQYSPRAKSLTPDSTYTEPYKGSSSNCVFPHSEELQQRMASIPPGGYPYYSLTASQHFEYMLEAPQSIRPKSGSGQMSYLNKGQFYPITLRELGDPTVLPHLNGAFRSVVMLVFGEEKFTDDQLKHWRYWHSRQHTAKQRCIDIADYKESFNTIASIEEIAYNAISFTWDTKDEPRVFVSVNCLSTDFSPQKGVRGLPLNLQIDTYSCGGHGDKLVHRAYCQIKVFCDKGAERKIRDEERKQTQRKGRGQETTAACVEDPLKLKHVDITSFKAMSDMDSQPVLFIPEVYFPSTLRHHACLSDDGEDGLGQKRLLHYDEEFDSATHKRARREEPEKVLLYVRKETEEVFDALMLRTPTLAGLLEAVSDKYELPLGKMGKVYKRCKKGILVHMDDNIIKHYSNEDAFHIRMEEVGGKVLLTLTEI, from the exons ATGATGAGCATCAATGGAGATGAGGACAGTGCCAATGCTCTGGGCCTCCTCTACGACTACTACAAG GTGCCACGAGATAGGAGAACGACTGGACAGCCCAAAACAGAAGTGCTCCTGGGCGATGCTGATCCAAACAAAAT AAACGTCATGATGCCACTCCAAGACTCTCCCCTGAGGGCCGTCCCTCGCAACACTGCGGCCAAGGGCAGCAGCCAACCCAGCCAGGGGGATAAGATCCGGGCTCTCTACCCAGCCTCAGACTCCATAGTCTGCCTCTCCAGGCCTCCCTCCTACTCCATCAGCACAGGGCGGACCCTGGCCCTGCACTCCTTCCCATTGGGCCTCCCCCCTGGTCCCCACAGCTCTCAGTCCGACGGAATGGCCTTCAGTCACCAGCTCAACCACAGCCAGTACAGCCCCAGAGCCAAGAGCCTCACCCCCGATTCCACCTACACAGAGCCCTACAAGGGCAGCTCCTCTAACTGT GTCTTCCCTCACTCGGAGGAGCTCCAGCAACGTATGGCCTCCATCCCTCCAGGTGGATACCCTTACTACAGCTTGACAGCAAG tcaacactTTGAGTACATGCTGGAGGCTCCCCAGTCTATCCGGCCCAAGAGCGGCAGTGGCCAGATGAGTTACCTGAACAAGGGCCAGTTCTACCCCATCACCCTGAGAGAGCTAGGGGACCCCACGGTCCTACCCCACCTCAATGGAGCATTCCGG AGTGTGGTGATGCTGGTGTTTGGAGAGGAAAAGTTCACAGATGACCAGCTCAAACACTGGAGATACTGGCACAGCAGACAGCACACAGCCAAGCAGCGCTGCATTGATATTG CTGACTACAAAGAGAGCTTCAATACGATTGCCAGTATTGAGGAGATCGCCTACAATGCCATCTCTTTCACATGGGACACTAAGGACGAGCCACGG GTGTTTGTGTCAGTGAACTGTCTGAGTACAGACTTCTCCCCTCAAAAGGGAGTGCGGGGCCTTCCTCTCAACCTCCAGATTGACACCTACAGCTGTGGTGGCCATGGTGACAAGCTAGTGCACAGAGCCTACTGCCAGATCAAGGTGTTCTGTGACAAAGGTGCCGAGAGGAAAATccgagacgaggagaggaagcaGACTCAAAGGAAGGGAAGGGGACAGGAGACAACCGCAGCCT GTGTGGAAGACCCTCTGAAGCTGAAGCATGTGGACATAACATCGTTCAAAGCCATGAGTGATATGGACTCCCAGCCGGTCCTCTTCATCCCTGAGGTTTACTTCCCCAGCACCCTGCGCCACCAT GCATGCCTATCAGATGATGGTGAGGATGG CTTGGGGCAGAAGAGACTGCTCCACTATGATGAGGAATTTGACTCTGCCACTCACAAGAGAGCCAGGAGGGAGGAGCCAGAAAAGG tGCTGCTCTACGTCCGTAAGGAGACAGAGGAGGTGTTTGATGCTCTAATGCTGAGGACGCCCACTCTGGCAGGACTACTGGAGGCT GTATCTGATAAATATGAGCTGCCGCTTGGAAAAATGGGGAAAGTCTACAAGAGGTGCAAAAAAGG GATCCTAGTTCATATGGACGACAACATCATCAAGCATTACTCCAACGAGGATGCCTTCCACATCCgcatggaggaggtggggggaaagGTCCTGCTGACACTGACCGAGATCTGA
- the LOC123743466 gene encoding grainyhead-like protein 1 homolog isoform X4: MMPLQDSPLRAVPRNTAAKGSSQPSQGDKIRALYPASDSIVCLSRPPSYSISTGRTLALHSFPLGLPPGPHSSQSDGMAFSHQLNHSQYSPRAKSLTPDSTYTEPYKGSSSNCVFPHSEELQQRMASIPPGGYPYYSLTASQHFEYMLEAPQSIRPKSGSGQMSYLNKGQFYPITLRELGDPTVLPHLNGAFRSVVMLVFGEEKFTDDQLKHWRYWHSRQHTAKQRCIDIADYKESFNTIASIEEIAYNAISFTWDTKDEPRVFVSVNCLSTDFSPQKGVRGLPLNLQIDTYSCGGHGDKLVHRAYCQIKVFCDKGAERKIRDEERKQTQRKGRGQETTAACVEDPLKLKHVDITSFKAMSDMDSQPVLFIPEVYFPSTLRHHACLSDDGEDGLGQKRLLHYDEEFDSATHKRARREEPEKVLLYVRKETEEVFDALMLRTPTLAGLLEAVSDKYELPLGKMGKVYKRCKKGILVHMDDNIIKHYSNEDAFHIRMEEVGGKVLLTLTEI; this comes from the exons ATGATGCCACTCCAAGACTCTCCCCTGAGGGCCGTCCCTCGCAACACTGCGGCCAAGGGCAGCAGCCAACCCAGCCAGGGGGATAAGATCCGGGCTCTCTACCCAGCCTCAGACTCCATAGTCTGCCTCTCCAGGCCTCCCTCCTACTCCATCAGCACAGGGCGGACCCTGGCCCTGCACTCCTTCCCATTGGGCCTCCCCCCTGGTCCCCACAGCTCTCAGTCCGACGGAATGGCCTTCAGTCACCAGCTCAACCACAGCCAGTACAGCCCCAGAGCCAAGAGCCTCACCCCCGATTCCACCTACACAGAGCCCTACAAGGGCAGCTCCTCTAACTGT GTCTTCCCTCACTCGGAGGAGCTCCAGCAACGTATGGCCTCCATCCCTCCAGGTGGATACCCTTACTACAGCTTGACAGCAAG tcaacactTTGAGTACATGCTGGAGGCTCCCCAGTCTATCCGGCCCAAGAGCGGCAGTGGCCAGATGAGTTACCTGAACAAGGGCCAGTTCTACCCCATCACCCTGAGAGAGCTAGGGGACCCCACGGTCCTACCCCACCTCAATGGAGCATTCCGG AGTGTGGTGATGCTGGTGTTTGGAGAGGAAAAGTTCACAGATGACCAGCTCAAACACTGGAGATACTGGCACAGCAGACAGCACACAGCCAAGCAGCGCTGCATTGATATTG CTGACTACAAAGAGAGCTTCAATACGATTGCCAGTATTGAGGAGATCGCCTACAATGCCATCTCTTTCACATGGGACACTAAGGACGAGCCACGG GTGTTTGTGTCAGTGAACTGTCTGAGTACAGACTTCTCCCCTCAAAAGGGAGTGCGGGGCCTTCCTCTCAACCTCCAGATTGACACCTACAGCTGTGGTGGCCATGGTGACAAGCTAGTGCACAGAGCCTACTGCCAGATCAAGGTGTTCTGTGACAAAGGTGCCGAGAGGAAAATccgagacgaggagaggaagcaGACTCAAAGGAAGGGAAGGGGACAGGAGACAACCGCAGCCT GTGTGGAAGACCCTCTGAAGCTGAAGCATGTGGACATAACATCGTTCAAAGCCATGAGTGATATGGACTCCCAGCCGGTCCTCTTCATCCCTGAGGTTTACTTCCCCAGCACCCTGCGCCACCAT GCATGCCTATCAGATGATGGTGAGGATGG CTTGGGGCAGAAGAGACTGCTCCACTATGATGAGGAATTTGACTCTGCCACTCACAAGAGAGCCAGGAGGGAGGAGCCAGAAAAGG tGCTGCTCTACGTCCGTAAGGAGACAGAGGAGGTGTTTGATGCTCTAATGCTGAGGACGCCCACTCTGGCAGGACTACTGGAGGCT GTATCTGATAAATATGAGCTGCCGCTTGGAAAAATGGGGAAAGTCTACAAGAGGTGCAAAAAAGG GATCCTAGTTCATATGGACGACAACATCATCAAGCATTACTCCAACGAGGATGCCTTCCACATCCgcatggaggaggtggggggaaagGTCCTGCTGACACTGACCGAGATCTGA